The Ketobacter alkanivorans genome includes the window CGGCGTTAAAGCAAAGCGTACTGCCCGGCGTCATCAGCGGTAAAAACATTCTCAGCGCAGTACGGCCCTATTCCGGCCTACAGGATCACGCTCCACTATCGGCAACCCAACAGGGCGACCAATGGATTTTGCAGGGATACAGCAATCTGGTGGGCTACGCAAAAGTGGCCAGCGGCTTTCTGGTTACTGCCCTGCTGGCCGATGGCGGGCACTGGGTGGGCTACGTTGCGGCAGACTGCGATGGTGTATCGATTACCGGGCAACGAGCCACCAATGGTGAAAGCAGCGGCCACTTACAATTTAACAGGGTAACAGTAAACGCTGAACATCTGATCGCCACCCACGGAGAGGCGGACGCCTTGTTGCAATGGCAGCGCCAACGTACCTATGCGGCCATGGCGTCTATTCAATTGGGCGTGCTGAAAGAGGGTTTGCAACGCGCGGCACAATACACCACCGAACGCACCCAGTTCGGTCGGCCACTGGCGTCCTTTCAAGCGGTTTCGCAACAAGCTGCCGATGGCTATATGGCCATCGAAGCCCTGCGCGGAGTCACCTGGCGCTTGCTGGATATCCTGGATAACGGCGGCGCGGACGAGTTGCAAACCAGCCTGGCAGCACACAGCGTGAAATACTGGATCTGCGAATCTGGCCATATTGCAGCTCATGTGTTTTTGCACATTCATGGCGGCATCGGTCAGGATCTGGATTATCCGGTACACCGTTTTTTCAGCTGGGCCAAAAAGAACGAAATCTACCTGGGCGGTGCTGATCAGCATGCCGCAGAATTGGGCAAGTTGATTCAAAGCTGCCCCGAGGCGGTAATCTAAAGCATCTTTGCCCCGGCCATATTCAGGTCGGGGCATTAACTCCCCCAGCTCTATTCCCCTGCTGCCTTTTTATAAGCGGCAGCCCGTTCTTTCTTCTTCGCCTCAATTCTGTCCAGCTCCTGCAAAGTCACCAGACCCGGCCCGTGAAAACCCAACCTAACCAAATAGGCAATCGGGTTATAACGTAATGCCCGTGGCACCATACGGCTGTAGCGATTCAAGCGGCCGCACAACTTTTTATAGCGTGCCTTGTCATGATCACTCCAAGGCAGGTTAAAGCGTTCACGATAAATGGGATGCAACGCACCGATGGCACACAGTTTCATAGTGGGATACACAAACCGTCGATGAAATGCATCGGCCAGCGGCTGCAACGATTTAAATTGCTTCATCCTGGCAGGCAATTCTATCGCTCGCCCGGTCAGGTATTGCACCGTTTCGTTATAGGTCATTGTATTTCGCATCAATGCCTCGTAATACACGTAGAATGCCTGCATATCCGGCTCGATGTCTTTTTCCGCAATGCCAAACAACAAGCACAACTGCACGTATTCTTCATAAAGCGTGATCTCTTCTTCGGCGGTCAGCGGTTTACCCAGATCCCGCCGGATACGAATAACACCATCCAAAAAGGTATCCGGTACAATACGAAATGTCTTCGGATGCAACGCATAATACTTGGAGCCATCCTCATGCGTGCCCTTGATGTTCGCGTGCAATGCCCGCAACTGTGATGCTTCACTGTGAGCAAAGTCGCCTCCATCGTACAAGAAACGAATCATAGACCAGTTAGTGCGACGGCCACGCCCCTGCGGATCAGATTTATAAATGCCGTATTTGTTCACCGCAGTACCCACAGCAGGCAACGCAGACTGCATGGTGGCAATGGGAATCATCAACGGCAACGCCGCCATATCCGTCAAGGTATCCCACATGATTGAGCCAACCCCCGGCGCCCGGCCCTGGGGCACTCGTCCACGGGGAACGCCCGTTGTCTTAACGGCTTTCAATTGTGCCATGCCTGCTTCCTCCAGACGCTGTATCTGACCCGAAATGGGCTTTTTGGTTGACTCGTATCGTCATTCGATGTCTTATGGCTACATTCTAATGCGAGAAATATCGGCAGTCTCTCATGTTTATGGCTGACTAAATCACCTCCACAAAAATGAATAAAACCTTGAAAAAACAAAGACGTAGGCCAAAGCAAGCACGCGCGATAGCCAAGTACAATCAAATTTTGGATGCCAGTGCTCGCGTTTTGGAGCACTGCGGCTATCGGCACGCCACCATGAGCGAAATCCACCTGGAAAGCGGCCATCCCTACGCCACCATCTACCAATACTTCGGCGGCAAAGAAGATGTCTATCTGGCCTGGCTGGAACGCTTTATGGACAGCACCATCTTTGAACTGGCAGGCCGGATTAACCAAACCAGTGAACAGGATCTCAGCGCACGCATTGAGATGAGCGCTCGCTACTCGCTGGAACAGATCGTACTGCACCGACAAACGCTGAGTCGTTTGGTGAATGGCATGGGCTTGGTTTCATCGCTGCTGATAGAGCAGGTTGAAGAAAAAAGTCGAGGCTGGATTCGCCGCGCTTTCGGCCCGCAGATGGAGCGCCCTGAAAATGCAGCGTTATTGGAAAAAATGCTCACGGCCACCCGTGCCGGAAACGGCTACTGGCTAATGTTGATACTCAATACTCAGCGCAAAATCGATATCGACCAGGAAACCGAAAATGTTTCCGCCCTGATCAAAGCGCTGCTATCGGTACGATAGTTGAGAGCCAAACCATAGCCGCACCAAAGCAAAGCGCCTGCGCACAATGCAGTGGCACCCTGCAAACAGTGTTTTTTCTGCACGCAAACAACATAAGCACCACGAAGTTACACAACACTCCATCTGGCGCACCACGAATGCGCGCCACTCCCCCCGATCCGCTTTCAAACACGTCTCCAACCCTTGAGATAGCAGCAAAAACAATATTGGCTCGGTCTTTGCTAAATCCCCAGCATGGATGCAAAGTCCTGGATGTTCTTGGGGACATCCCCTGTATCACTTAACTATGGGATTGAGACCAATGGCCTATTTATTACCAACTGAGTTCGTCACCAAAATGGTGGACGCAGGTGAATCCAAGATTTACATGTCCACACGCGACACCCTGATCCGAGCCTTTATGGCAGGTGCCATCCTGGCTCTGGCAGCAGTTTTCGCCATCACCATCGCTGTACAGACTGGCGTCTTCCTGATCGGCGCGATTCTGTTCCCTGTCGGATTTTGTATGCTTTACCTGATGGGCTTTGATTTGCTTACCGGGGTATTCGTACTCACTCCGCTTGCGTGGCTGGATAAACGCCCCGGCGTGACCATCCCACAGATACTGCGTAATTGGGGTCTGGTTTTTCTGGGCAACTTCGCCGGCGCCCTGACCGTCGCAGCCATGATGTCATTCGTGTTCACCTACGGTTTCAACACCGACGGTGGCGCCATTGCCACGAAAGTAGCAAGCATCGGTGAATCGCGTACATTAGGCTATGCCGAGTACGGTGCAGCGGGCTGGTTTACTATTTTCCTGCGTGGCATGTTGTGTAATTGGATGGTTTCCATGGGTGTTGTAGGAGCCATGATTTCCACCAACGTCAGCGGCAAAGTCATCGCCATGTGGATGCCCATCTTCCTGTTCTTTTTCATGGGTTTCGAACACTCTGTAGTAAACATGTTCCTGTTCCCCTTTGGCCTGATCATGGGCGGCGATTTCTCCATTGCGGACTACTTCATCTGGAACGAAATCCCCACAGCACTGGGTAACCTGGTAGGCGGTCTGGCATTTACCGGCCTGACTCTGTACAGCACCCACGCTCGTACTGCACCCAAGCGCAAACTGCCGGTAGCACCAGCTGCGGCTCCCAGCGCGGCTGCATAACCAACGCGGTTCTAGTAACCTGTACGCCCCGGCTGATCATTCCGCCGGGGCGTTTTACTTACAGCGGCGGGAACCATGAACAATCATTTAAAACTTTCCATCGGTCAGCATTCAGACAAGGGCCGTAAATCGTCCAATCAAGATTTTCATGGTGCATTCGTACCCAAAGAGCCATTACTGACCACTAAGGGCATTGCCGTCGCCCTGGCAGATGGCATCAGCTCCAGTGATGTCAGCCAGATCGCCAGCGAATCCGCCGTTAGCGGCTTTCTTTCTGATTACTACTGTACGTCAGAGGCGTGGTCCGTTTCCAAATCAGCACAAAGTGTTCTCTTGGCCAGCAACTCATGGCTAAACACACAAACCCGGCAAAGCCAGTACGCCTACGAGCGCGACAAGGGTTACGTGTGCACCTTCTGCGGCATGGTATTCAAATCCAACACTGCCCATATATTCCATGTAGGTGACAGCCGAATCTATCGCCTGCAGCAAGAAAACCTACAACTGCTAACCGAAGATCATCGCTTCTGGGTTTCGCAAAATCAAAGTTATTTAAGCCGTGCCCTCGGCATCAATCCACAGGTAGAGATTGACTACCACGCACATCCTATTGCACCTGGAGACCTTTTTGTTCTAGCAACCGATGGCGTATATGAGTATGTAGATGGTCACTATATTGCTGAAGCGGTCCAACAACATAGTCACGATTTAAATACTGCGGCGCAACAGATCGTAGCTCATGCGTTGGCACAGGGAAGTACTGACAACCTCACTGTACAGATCGTGCGCATCGATACGGTACCAGAACAAACTGCCGGTGAGATCTATCAACAACTCACAGAACTTCCATTCCCTCCGGAACTCGAACCCGGCAAGATATTCGACGGTTACACCATTGTACGGGAATTGCATTCCAGCAGCCGCAGTCACGTCTATCTTGCCTTGGATAATGACACCCAACAACAGGTTGTGTTAAAAACACCCTCCACTGATCTGCGCGAAGACCCGGCCTATCTCGAACAATTTCTGATGGAAGAATGGATCGCCCGTCGCATTAATAATGTGCACGTTCTAAAGGCTTGCCAACAAATCCGTAAACGCCAATATCTCTATATCGCCATGGAATATATTGAAGGACAGAGCCTAGCGCAATGGATGACTGATCACCCAAAGCCGGACGTAGAAGCCGTGCGCCAAATCGTGGAGCAAATTGCCAAAGGCCTGCGCGCGTTTCATAGAATGGAAATGCTGCATCAGGATCTGCGCCCTGAAAATGTTCTAATTGATCAGAACGGCACCGTTAAAATCATTGACTTTGGTTCCACACAAGTAGCTGGCCTGCTGGAAATCACCACGGCGTTAAACAGAGCTGCAGTCCCAGGAGCCATCCAGTTTGCCGCCCCGGAATATTTTCTAGGTGAACCCGGCTCAGAAGAATCAGATTTGTTTTCACTAGGAGTAATTACCTATCAAATGTTATCGGGGCGACTCCCGTATGGCGCCCAAGTTGCTAAAATCACCACCAAGGCGGGGCAGCGCAACATGCACTATCAAACCGTATTGGAGGATGACCGGGAAATTCCGGCATGGATAGATCACGCCATCAAAAAGGCCGTGCATCCTGATCGTTTCAAACGACATGAAGATCTATCTGAATTTGTACACGAATTACGTCAACCCAGCCGGGCGTTCTTAAACCAAACACGCCCACCCCTCATTGAACGAGATCCTCTACTGTTCTGGAAAAGCACATCTTTTATGCTCTGTATCGTCGTACTGGTATTGCTGTACGACAGGCTACAACACTGAACGCTCATCGCGCCGCCTTAGCTCATTAGCTTTGCCTGCAAAGCCACCGCTAGAACGGTTATTTTGCACGGCTGTGCTACTCTGAATATATATATGAACAAAGATTAAGAAACGAAATTAGGTTTTTGCCTGATCGATTCCGGAGCCGTTGTATGGTTGACAAGCTGATCGGGTATTTATGTTCACTGACATTCATCGCACTGTTTTCTAGTCAGGCAGTCGCATTCAACAACAACGTCGATGTAAGTGATTTTGA containing:
- a CDS encoding acyl-CoA dehydrogenase family protein → MNFSYNEDQQAIQDVAVRMFRDLCGDEDIKNIYKAELPLHSDLWQQVAQSGLLGTPLPAEYGGSEMGMTELCLVLEEQGKAVAPIPVLESVVEAAMPIAQFAPAALKQSVLPGVISGKNILSAVRPYSGLQDHAPLSATQQGDQWILQGYSNLVGYAKVASGFLVTALLADGGHWVGYVAADCDGVSITGQRATNGESSGHLQFNRVTVNAEHLIATHGEADALLQWQRQRTYAAMASIQLGVLKEGLQRAAQYTTERTQFGRPLASFQAVSQQAADGYMAIEALRGVTWRLLDILDNGGADELQTSLAAHSVKYWICESGHIAAHVFLHIHGGIGQDLDYPVHRFFSWAKKNEIYLGGADQHAAELGKLIQSCPEAVI
- a CDS encoding oxygenase MpaB family protein; the encoded protein is MAQLKAVKTTGVPRGRVPQGRAPGVGSIMWDTLTDMAALPLMIPIATMQSALPAVGTAVNKYGIYKSDPQGRGRRTNWSMIRFLYDGGDFAHSEASQLRALHANIKGTHEDGSKYYALHPKTFRIVPDTFLDGVIRIRRDLGKPLTAEEEITLYEEYVQLCLLFGIAEKDIEPDMQAFYVYYEALMRNTMTYNETVQYLTGRAIELPARMKQFKSLQPLADAFHRRFVYPTMKLCAIGALHPIYRERFNLPWSDHDKARYKKLCGRLNRYSRMVPRALRYNPIAYLVRLGFHGPGLVTLQELDRIEAKKKERAAAYKKAAGE
- a CDS encoding TetR/AcrR family transcriptional regulator; amino-acid sequence: MNKTLKKQRRRPKQARAIAKYNQILDASARVLEHCGYRHATMSEIHLESGHPYATIYQYFGGKEDVYLAWLERFMDSTIFELAGRINQTSEQDLSARIEMSARYSLEQIVLHRQTLSRLVNGMGLVSSLLIEQVEEKSRGWIRRAFGPQMERPENAALLEKMLTATRAGNGYWLMLILNTQRKIDIDQETENVSALIKALLSVR
- a CDS encoding formate/nitrite transporter family protein, whose amino-acid sequence is MAYLLPTEFVTKMVDAGESKIYMSTRDTLIRAFMAGAILALAAVFAITIAVQTGVFLIGAILFPVGFCMLYLMGFDLLTGVFVLTPLAWLDKRPGVTIPQILRNWGLVFLGNFAGALTVAAMMSFVFTYGFNTDGGAIATKVASIGESRTLGYAEYGAAGWFTIFLRGMLCNWMVSMGVVGAMISTNVSGKVIAMWMPIFLFFFMGFEHSVVNMFLFPFGLIMGGDFSIADYFIWNEIPTALGNLVGGLAFTGLTLYSTHARTAPKRKLPVAPAAAPSAAA
- a CDS encoding bifunctional protein-serine/threonine kinase/phosphatase yields the protein MNNHLKLSIGQHSDKGRKSSNQDFHGAFVPKEPLLTTKGIAVALADGISSSDVSQIASESAVSGFLSDYYCTSEAWSVSKSAQSVLLASNSWLNTQTRQSQYAYERDKGYVCTFCGMVFKSNTAHIFHVGDSRIYRLQQENLQLLTEDHRFWVSQNQSYLSRALGINPQVEIDYHAHPIAPGDLFVLATDGVYEYVDGHYIAEAVQQHSHDLNTAAQQIVAHALAQGSTDNLTVQIVRIDTVPEQTAGEIYQQLTELPFPPELEPGKIFDGYTIVRELHSSSRSHVYLALDNDTQQQVVLKTPSTDLREDPAYLEQFLMEEWIARRINNVHVLKACQQIRKRQYLYIAMEYIEGQSLAQWMTDHPKPDVEAVRQIVEQIAKGLRAFHRMEMLHQDLRPENVLIDQNGTVKIIDFGSTQVAGLLEITTALNRAAVPGAIQFAAPEYFLGEPGSEESDLFSLGVITYQMLSGRLPYGAQVAKITTKAGQRNMHYQTVLEDDREIPAWIDHAIKKAVHPDRFKRHEDLSEFVHELRQPSRAFLNQTRPPLIERDPLLFWKSTSFMLCIVVLVLLYDRLQH